taaactccCCTGACTTGATaacagtttatttcaaatgcaaTCAGAACTCAACGGATGCCTCTAGAATAATATATATGCTATGCGGTATCCAGAACAGAGACATTATACGAAAAGGACATTTGCAAGATTAGCTACTCGGTTAGCAGAAAATGGCAGTATCCGTTTACCTCTTATTCAATCTTCAAAATCCTtctgactaaacaattataacaaatagcgcaaattaatactaaatataaaataaataaaaataaaacatataactaAATCAATTTCTTTCAAGATGTTTAAAGTGTCCACCATCGTTACTAATACAGTCGCATACTTTTCGATAAGTAACGTGAACTGCAGCCTCCACTTCGGCAACTGATATGCTTGTTACCGCATTTCTGATCCTGAATATCATATCATCTCGTGTTGTAGGTCTGGTTTGGTAAACGATATGCTTTAGTCtgccccacaaataaaaatctaggcAAGTCAGATCAGGAGATCGCGGGGGCCAAGGAAATATACTtcctcgaccaatccacctatgaggaaaccttaaatttaaaaaatttatcacatTTATCGCAAGATGCGCGGGACATCCATCGTGCTGTAAAAACATCCTTGCACGGGTTTGAATTGGGATGTCTTCAAGCAGTACAGGCAAGTGATcttgtaaaaaatctaaataggtGTGTCCATTGAGGACCTCTTCAAAAATGTAACACCAAACATTAACAGACCACCGACCCTGATACTGCACTTCTCTCATCCAGTGGGGATTTGTGGGAGCCCAATAGTGCATATTGTGTAAATTTACACTACCAACACTGGTGAAAGTTGCCTCGTTTGTCCATAAAATGTTTGAGACAAACTGGGGATCTTATTCCATCATATTGCTAAGCCAGTTACAATAATCAAGTCGTCTATCAAAATCGGTTCCTGTTAATTCCTGATGCAGCACCATATGATATGGATGCAacctaaaataatattcaaattaggtaaaaaataaaaataatatatattttttaatattcgattCTAATAATAGTCAAAATGAATTATCAACTTTTTAACAAACCTGAAATCCAATGAAATTTGCCTTATTCCTATGTGAGGGTATAATCCAATATAAGCAAgcatattaacaatattttcttcagatCGTCCAGAGCGACGTCTTCTGTTAAGAggtagattagattagattagattaaaataagggtGAAGTTTCACTGCGACCTAAAAGATCTATTGTGTGCCCCTTTCTAATTACTGCTTGATGTTATTCTCAAGTCAAATTACTTCGTACAATCCTATGGCTTTAATAAAGGCTAGTAGTTGTGACGGTTCCAGTAATGAGATATTTCCTTCTGGAATTTCATAATTACCGAGGTGCATGGCACGACTTTCGGCAACTGTTTCGCATGCAGTTACTAGGTGTTCTGGGGTCTCTTCCTCTTCCCCACAGAATCTGCATTCACCTGTCTGttctagttttagtttcctgCGGTGTTCTCGAAGGTGACAGTGCCCTGTTAGGAATCCTGTTACAATCcgtagtttagttttagttaaacttactagagctttagatttttttgggtcGAGGGTTCCAAGGAACATCTTGGAGTGTCTCAACCCTGGATGATCATCCCAGAGTTGATCCTCCATTTTTGTAAGCTCATATAGGTAAGTATTCTTTCCTATGCCGCAGAAAGGTTCCGGTCCTACAAATTGAGAACCAGATCCCTTTTTTGCCAGAATATTGGCTTCTTCGTTACCTTGCACGCCTGTATGTCCAGGTACCCACAATATTGTGACTTTATTTCTCTTTCCTACCTCATTAAGTTTGCCCAAACAGTCTCTTACCATTTTAGAACTGATGACATGTGAACTCAGTGCTGCTATGGCTGCTTGACTGTCGGTGAAGATTGCGATGTCCTGCTTGAGGTAGTCTTTGTTCAGGATTAATTGAGCGCATCTTTCTATAGCGTGTATTTCCGCTTGAAAGACACTGGTGTATTTTCCCAGAGGCTCTGAGTATTTGGTGCCAGGTCCAAATACTCCAGCTCCTGTTCCTTTTTCGGTTTTAGAACCATCTGTGTACCATTTGATAGTATTCTGTTAAGAGGTAAATGGATACTGCCATTTTCTCGCAACCGAGTAGCTAATCTTGCAAATGTCCTTTTCGTATAAGTATTTCGTATtcagtaatttttgataatattctgtCACAAAGACAGCCCTAATattgctaataatatttaaaatttaaaaaataggttattttaaaattactcgtaAACAAATGGAGATATCGAAACGCGGTTTTCACTGGTCTGTTCGTATGTTTTAAGTCTTCAAAACCgcagtgaaaaaatcatatcattgtatttaacttttactttttagagaaaatatttaaaaaccctgtctctgttaaacaacgccctctgacaacttcactgaaaacaaagtgacattgacaggtgcatattttgaaagccctttgaatttccttttaagCGAGTCCCACTTGAATTACTTTTGATAAAGAATCTGAGTACAGGGCGATTAAAACTTTGCATTATTTATGATCTTTCCCCACGCTTCTCAATggagatatgaagaaaattcattagccaaattaaggcaaaattaatgaagattattctgatgttttcaaaatggtacCTAATACTAGCTATTTTagatgaaatttgaaattactGTGCAGTTACGCACTCTTGTGGTAGTCTTaggaacttgtaaatattttccagccatttttttggccacatttaaatagttttgaagttatgggcattttatgaattttttagaaatgaaaaaattcttaaaaaaattttttttttccaaattcattTGGTTTTTGCAATATCCTAAAATAGGTCTCAAAtcaatttaattagaaaatatgctcataaattttcaaaagtctcAATTGAATTGTTTTGGAGTTATAggcatttttgaattttttagaaaaaaacttgGTTTTATGATAAATCCTAAAATAGGGGTTCAATGGATTTACTCAGAGAATATGCacagaaattttcaaaacactaatttaagtagtttttaagttatgagcCTTTTCtgagtttttaagaaataaaaaatcctcaaaaaaaattttttttctcaaaatcctttttgtttttttgaaaaatcctaaaataagggtctaatgaatttattaaaagaatatgCACAGGAATTTTTAAAACTCTCGTTTAAGTATAGTTTTcgagttatgaacattttatgaggtttgtaaaatttaaaaataaaatgtttttttttcaaaatttggtcGATTTTCTAATAAATCCTAAAATAGGGATAATATTAATAAGCACAACAATTTTCAGAACTGTCTATTGAGCAAATTTTgagttataagttttttttgatatttctagaaataaaaaaataaaaattcttaaaagttatttatttagaCTTGAAAAGTCCTGAAATAGCTGTTCAATCAAATTTATTCAGAGATTATGCACAGAGATTTTTAAATCTCTAATTAAAGTAGTTTTCGAgttataaccatttttttaattgtttaaatacaaaatagtaaaaaaaataaaatattgtcaaaagtcacttggttttttgaaaaatcctgaaatagttgacacctatttcaggatttaaTTAGATAATATGCACAGACATTTTCAATACTCTCATTTAAGTAGTTTCGAGTTTTTCTCATCTTTATAACCAAAAtgcttgatattaaaaaaaaaatcaaaactccATCACTATTGTTGTACAACGTATATTGCTAATAACCGAAACAtcacaattaattaaaaggtcCAATTAAGAGCTCAAAAAGGCATCAAAGGCAGTAGCTCTCGTACCCTCAATGTTGAACTTCTTGGCAACCCTGGACCACTCTTTGGGTCGTTTCGTTTTCAAGAAATTCGCTCCCTTTTTCACGAATCGCTTTTGGTTATCGGTACATTTGGCGCAACTTGTCTCAATGGCTTCGGGAATATGCTCTGGAATTTAGGGAAGAAAAGGGAAACATTAGTTATGGAATAAACTCGTGCATGGATCAAATTCTTAGATCTTTGCTAGGGGGCGGTAGAATCAGTATTAGAAAGGTCACTTTTCTATGTTGATTTATTGAGAAAAGTATTATAGTGCATGAAAATCAATTATTGACTAAATAGACGTCCCCTATATCCCTGTTTTTGTTCTGTAACCCTTCCATGACCATGCATAAGAccattttagtaaaaaaactatgtgacaaataatacaaaataattataggaTTGTGTACAATTGAAAAACACTTGgaaatatcttaaatagtttGATATTTATCATGAGAAACGTCCACCCTTGTCCGTCACTTGATCCTCTAAAAGTGGCTCCCATTGACTTATGATAAGTCCTGGAGTCTTTAACTTACAAGGACTTTTTATACCTTGAATGAATCCTTAAGAATTTCTTCAGAAGATACTGAAAGCCGTTTTTAAATATCTGGGATATAcagtacaaaatttaaataaaactttgtaaTATGCAATGATAATAACTCTAACTTTTCACACTCTTTTGCCATTGAAACGTTCCAATCTAACATTAAAGACTCATTAGGTATTTTCAACTTGATACATCCTAAATTACTTACTTCTTAACTCTCTTCCTTCGGCAGTACAAGGTCCTTCATCTAGGACACACTTGATGTAATTCTCCAGAATCCTCTTGTTGGACAAAATTTCGTCAATATCCACGTTGTCAAAGCTAGAAGTGTATTTTTGTGCCACCAATAACACTATTTGCACCATAAAAACGACTAGAAACAACTTCATGGtttcttatgttttttcttagtttcacaCTGGGTTATCAACTgataaaatcagaatttttcGTGTTCTTTTTATGTCTTCGTGATTGTCGTAAAAAAATAgaatggaactcacgtttcgagGACTTCaagttttttggtttatttctttatttttttatggagagatttttgattttgaatgACCTTTTGCATGCAAATGCATTCTATTATTATGGGTCTCGTGAATATAAAGTGAGCAGTTATCggtaatagaaaataatgaaatttaacaaaaaaaacttctcaataactccaaaacaattatatttaaaagaaaacttgtaAGGAGCTTTtaggtaaagaaactcatcaattttcatatgaaactaaaattaataaaattggttaatgagttttcaaaatattcagatTCTTGTAAAACCTTTAATAGTGTCAAGTCTTTTTCAATTAATGGAAAAACCACTCTATAACTCCAAAACAGTTGAATTTAAAAGGAAACTTGTAAGAACCTTTtgggtaaagaaactcatcagctttcataagaaacgaaaatcaataaaatcgatggacgaatttctaaaatatttaaatttatgtaaaacctttgatattatcaatatttttccaatactcaaaattgtcaaaaaaaattcgtttttaaaaatcctgaaataatcttgtttaattgatttattcAGAGATTATGCacagaaattttcaaaactctCATTGAAGTAGTTTTCTAGTTATAggcactaaaaataaaaaaaaaattaaaatttttttactttttaaaaaatcctgcAATCAATAAAGAATTCACACAAAAGTTCTCAAACGTCTAATTTGACTGGTTTTGATTTTACAAGGGGCCtaatcaaataaaactaaaagagtATACATCAACTCGTCAAAAACATCTACGTTTTATGAACATTTGGATTTAAGAAGAGACATTTTGgagaaaaaactattaaaatacgtttttaaaaaatgcattaaagttCTCTAGTTATAAATTATTTACGTATTTTTTCAACCTTTAACTGATTAAGGTCTTATCAACcactagttatttttttatgaccccctacatatttttaaatctaataatgcaataatgctaccattaaaaaattaattttaatcttagaattgtatttacaattttaaacttttttggtctttaaaatttttaatctagattagtttttatcactttttaatgtttagttGTTCGTGCTTCTcaaggtttttgtattttttttctccttgcATGTATGTGGACATGTTTCCTTGTCCttagtatttttgtattaaaaaattattttttcagtggaaaaaagtaaagcaacattttttaatattcgtttttatttcatttctaataaataaaaaaaaaacataagttaatattttgtaaagtacCCGTTAATCTTAATTACATCTTCACAACGTTTTGGCATAGATCTTATTAGCTTAGAAATAATCCCTGGATCCATATTCACCCATGCTTCAAATAATTCTTGctgatttttataagattttcctCTGATTTTGGAATCTAAAATATCCCACAGATTCTCAATTGGATTGAGATCAGAGGATTGTGAAGGCCATTCCATTACATTAATGTTTTCCTTCCTGAACCAAGCTTTTACGAACCGAAAAGAATGTTTGggatcgttgtcctgttgaaaTAAATGTCTTAAAGGCATCAGCATATCCTCCTGGGACCCGaacatgtttttgttaagttAGGGTTGTgaggcttttaaatataataaaaaatacataaataaacattgtttactaataactttttttattttttttcttactttgacAGTTACATGACGTCTATTAAAATGGACATTGGGTCTtaacctaaacaaaaattctttttttcaatttcagtcTAAACCTATGAAAACGCAGAAAATAActgtaaacttaaatttatttgctatggAAGTTCATGAAACAGTTTCTGTTGCCAGTAATGCACAAAAAAACTTGGATTTTTTTGCACAAGAGTCATTTTTACATCTAatcgaattttttaagtctGTGGCAATTTCTGGAAAGTGTTGTTTCCGTTTTCTTTCGTTGCCTAATGACGATGACGATTTCCCTCAGGATTTCTTCTAGTACCTACACCTCGGATGTTTTCTTGGGATTCACTTTGTGGGTTGGGTGTATTTGTCAAAAGTTGAGTGgcaatttcgattttaaaatctaaatgttGTATTTTGCGTTgagggattttaaatatttttttatctcttcgaTAAAAAAACCATGAGTTAGCCATTGCTAGATCaaagaaatggaaaatgacCCTTACAGTCAATTTTTTTGATCTGGCTcgaattctataatagctaatcATTCGGTCTATCAAGTTTATTCCTGCCATACAATCGTTGTATTTAGGAACAACGAAAGGCCTTTTAACCTGAATGTATTTAGAGTCTTTCTTAGACCACCTTTTACACTCATCGCTAGGTTGAATTCCTAGAGGCGTAGATGCCAAAAGTACAGATTTCAGAGCATATCATTGTACAACTACTATTTCGCCATCTTGTCTTACAATTTGTTCCGAGCTGCCTCTGCCTATCTTGGCCATCATTTTTTCCGAAGTTAAATTTGCTGCCGCTGGTACACGAGATTTCATAATGGTTCCAGTACAATATTTCTCTTGTCGACGAAGATATTCGAGAAGTGATATATCTATCGTAGTACACATGACTTCCAGTAAATAAGGTCCTTCCAAGGCGAACAACAGCAAAAGGTCCAACACCAAGTCGTTTTACAGAATCATCTGGAAAAGTATCTTTTCCTTGATATAATTCAAAGTCTACGACAATCCAGGGGCagcaacaacaaaatttttcaagccCTCTGGATTTGGCTTTCCTCTAACGAACTGCTTCATTTTACAAGTCCCTGTAAATGGGATCATCTGTTCATCTACAGCAACCACTTTCTCTCTAGGTAGCTGCAAACACCCCTGCTATACTGCTCTTATAATAGGACGTACTTTCCAAAAATTGTCAGTGATGCTGCCATCATTGACGATTTTAAGGTTActtcttatagcaaaaaatctatCTCGAATCATTGTATCTGCAATAGCTGAAACTTTAGTGGTTTTTGCCCAGTACATTCTGATTTTGGGTAATTTTAGACAGGACATCAAACAAGCTATTCCAAAAAAACGTTTAATCTCATTAAGAGTCAATTTAAGAGATACTCCTTTAAGTTCAACATACCTTGCATTTGTGCAATCTCACACTTTTTGGAATAACTCATCTTCAAAGTACATGGCTAAATACGATTTTGCAGTCCAATCATACCGGAGCTCTGCGCTGCATTCACTAGAGGGGTCTTCAAAATTTGGAGGTGCAAAAGTATCATCTCTTCTCCAAGACTTTCGCTTTAAAGGATCCACAGATTGCTtggccatttttaagttttctctcaattctatcttcttcttcttcctcctcaTTGCTGCTTACTAgttcttcattaattatttcttcttctctCCCCATTAAATTATCCGTAGTTTGaatttcttcttcatcatcagacATTTCAATGTCTGATGAGTCATGATTT
The sequence above is a segment of the Anthonomus grandis grandis chromosome 12, icAntGran1.3, whole genome shotgun sequence genome. Coding sequences within it:
- the LOC126743280 gene encoding ejaculatory bulb-specific protein 3-like, with translation MKLFLVVFMVQIVLLVAQKYTSSFDNVDIDEILSNKRILENYIKCVLDEGPCTAEGRELRKHIPEAIETSCAKCTDNQKRFVKKGANFLKTKRPKEWSRVAKKFNIEGTRATAFDAFLSS